GAGCGCACCCTCTTTGCTTAGCTTGCCCACCTTGAGGGATTCATCGCTGATGATCCACAGACAGTCTTCATCCTTATCGTAGCAGATGTCCGCTAGGTCGTCGAAGGCCTCTTGGATTTCCCTGCGCGCCACCTCTGTCCTTCCGCGATAGCGCAGGAGCATGCGCGGGTCCTTTTCGTTCAACACGAAAAGATCGCCATCGTCGCCCACGGCTACCCCTTCGAGAGCGTGGTTCTCGAGCGTGGCCACGCGCACAGGGAAGGAAAAAAGCTCTGTGCCTTGCCACGTTAACGCGGTCACGAGCTGTGCCCTTTCCTGGACAACGTAGATTGTGTCGCCCCCTCGGCTCAATGCCACGCCCTCAAGATCCGTGCAGCTGGTAGATATCGACTCCAACACTCTGCCGGTGAGGTCCATTTCGAATATGTCCGGCCGGTCATCGGAGACCACAAGGAGGGTGCCGCGGGTGTTATGGTAGCATAACCCAGAAGCCTCCGCAATCGACTGAGTGATCGCGAAGGTGGCCACTGGCTGCAGCGTCGGTATGTCTGCCTGTGGTCGTACGGCTGTGGGCTCCCGCCGCCCACAGCCGACAATCGCCATCACCAGGAGCAGGATATGGATCAACGACCAACGCATCACGCCGACCACCGCCGACAAATCCTCGGCCAGTCCCGTCTCCGATACCCGCAGCTGCACATTGCCTCACGGCTGATTTGGGCCGCCACGAGTAATAGTGGCAAGCTGCCAATTCGTACTTCCGTCGGGTATGCGCGAGTACGACTGCGTCACCTCCATAGCAGGGAAGGCTACATAGTCGATGACCGTGCCCGTGCTGTCTTCCAGCCACACCTCCTCCCCAGCACTTGACAGGCCAAAGTCGGAGGGGTCGCCGGTATTGTCGGTGACAATCACGCAGAATCCCTTGGCAGAAACGACTGTGCCTGCAGGAATCACCTTCTTAGGTTTAGTGCCGTTCTTCCCGCCGATGTCGTAGATCCTGTATCCCCCGATGTTCACCGCCGAGTTGAAAGGATTGTAGAGCTCAATCCAATCAGGGGCCTCCGCGGTACCACGTGAGTAAATCTCGTTCATCAACGCATAGGTCGCCTCGGGCGGCGGGGGCTCGGGCCCTTGAATGGGCGGCGCCTCACGTGAGCACGCTCCGAGCAGCACGGCAGCAACGAGGCCGGTAAGAAAAACCTCTGGCAGTCTTTTCATGTTACACCTCCTCCCTAGAACACGGCCTGGACGCGGAACTGGATAAACCAGTGGTCGTCATCGCCGATCATGTTGCCCTTCCTGGTAGCGTACTGGTCCAGGTCCACTACCGAATAGTTGAATTGCAGCTTGATGTTCATATTCGGGTAGTAGTTGACCCCGAGCATCAACTGCTTGGAAGATCCCCCCTGAATTCCCGCTCCCAGGTCATTAAGGTCCAAGAAACTGGCACGGGCTGCCAGTTCCAATGCCCCCCAGGAATGCCTGGGTGCTTCCACAGGCCCTGGTTCGCCCTGGTCCACGTAGTAATCGCGCGTCTCGCCGGTCACCATCCAGGTCAGAAAGGCATACCCGCCCTTCATGTCCACGCGGGGCTTGCCATACCAACGCTCCACCGTGGTCCACATCGCCTCAGACTGAAAGAACCAGGGCCCGTACACCCAAAGCAGTTCGGTGCCCGAGCGAAGGTAGTAGTTGACATCCCGAATGTCGCCGGTATGCAGAAGCTTGGGGTCGGACACATAAGTTTCGTGCCTGGCCTTGATCTCGATGGTGTTCTCGGCCAAGTCCGGCACCGCATCCGGGGTCTTGTAGGCAAACGCCCCGCCTATATGGAGATTCCTCCCGTGTTGATTGATGGGGGCAAGGGTAACGCGCACGTTGGTGGAGTACCCCTCATCGCGTGTCCCCTTGTCAATGCGAGTGCCCGCCTCGTGCCCCATGATCGCACCCGTGATCTGGCCGTATTTGGTCCAGTACCGCGCCGCAGCACCCATTCTCCGCCCCAAGGGAAACGCGTTGGACACGGAAGCTCGCTCTAAGAACGTAAGCAGCTGCGAACTTGTGAGCCTTTCCACCCCAAACGGCTCTTTGAAATTACCCACTTGCAGAGACAGGTGCGTGCCGGGCACCGTGTATTTGACCCACATGTCGCGCAAGTCCAGTAAGGCCTCGGCAAAATCCACGTCGAGCTCCGTTTCCCAGTCTTTCCACAGCCTGGTCTTGGTGGCAAAGGTCAGCCTACGGAAGACAGTGCCGTTACTCATGGGGTTCTTGCTGCCGAAGTAGAAGGCTCCGTCCAGCTGCAGGCGGATGTCGAACCACCAGCGGAAGGACCCGTCTGCCGTCTGGAAGACCATCCTTCCATTCCGCGCCTCTGAGGCCAGTGGCATTGAGTACTCCTTACCACTGGTCTGCGCTGCCAGACCACAGGCAATCACCGTGCACAGCAGCACCATTAGTCCAGCTACCAGTTGCCGCTTCATAGCGTTTTCCTCCTGTTTGCGTCCGTGATTTCGCCCCGAACCTCAGTTCGGGCCCTTCCCTCGTTATGCCGGTCGGGTGTTTCTCGCGCCGAGCCTCCCATAATTCTATCCTTGCGACAGCCTCTAGTCCGCCCGTGCTCCTTGCCTACTGGACTACCGGTTGCTGAAAGACGTTCTGCACGAAAAAGAGTGCCACAAAGCTCATGAGGGCGGCCATAATGGGCGTGAGCACCCAACCAACGGCTATCTTGCCAAGGTAGCGGTAGTTGACCACGCGACTGCTCTTTACCAAACCGATCCCGGAAATGGCGCCGACAATGGCCTGGGAACTGGAAACAGGCACAAGAGGTAGAGCCGGCAGGCCTATGCTCGTCAGCACATTCCTCAGCCCCTGTGAGGCAAAGAGGAGGAGAACCAGGGAATGCGCCAGGACGGCGATCATGGCTAAGATGGGCGTCAGTTTGACGATCTCGTTGCCCACCGCCGCCATAACGCGGAATGAGTAGCTGCAGATGCCCACGGAGATTGCTATGCCTCCCAGCAGAAATAGCTGTTGGGCACCGCTCAGGTGCAGCGGGCCGGCGATAGCGACGTCGGGAAAAGGCGCCGCCCTCACGAACACCCCAACCACGTTGGCGATGTTGTTGGCTCCCAAGCTATAGGCACCAAGGGCCCCCACCACAATCAATCCGGCCCTGGTGTACGCATCCAGACGCAGCAAGTGGATGCGCGTCCTGTTGAGAACCGCCTTGGAGAGGAAGTACAGTGCCACCCCAAACACACCCGCCAGAACCGGGGATAGAACCCATGTTGCCATGATTTTGGTCAATATCTTAGGGTCAGTGGGTGAATGGGTGAAGAGGTTCCAACCCACAATTGCTCCCACAATGGCTTGGGTCGTCGAGACCGGCAGGGCTGCGCGCGTCATCCATAACACCGTCAGCCCCGCCACTAAAGCTAGCGTAAAGGAGGCAGCGGGAGCATTCACGCCCCCAAGCGCCACCAGCGTATCAGTAGTTCCCGCCCCACCGAGCACCGCCCCCAAAATAACGAAGGCACTTGAGACGAGCGCGGCGGTCTTGAAACGAACCATCCTCGCGCCGACCGCCGTGCCAAATACGTTGGCCGCGTCATTGGCTCCCAGGGACCAGCCCAGAAAAAGACCACTTAGGAGGTAAAACCAGGTCATCACCTTGCGCTCACACGTACCGCTTGATCGTAGCAATGGCGAGCCTATCGCACACGTCTTCTGCCTCTTCGGCGATTAGCTCCACGTGGTAGGCAAAGTAGCGCAAATGGATCTTGTGACTCAATCGCAACTGGCGAGAGAAGACCTCACGCTTCAACTTCTCCGCCATCTTGTTCGTCTCTTTGCGATAGAATTGCACCTGATTCACGTAGTCGCGGACAGAATTGAGGTCAGTAAAATAGGCACGAATTGCCCTCACCATCCCCTCGGCGGCAGTGATAGAAAAGTCCGCCAAGTCTGCGAAAAAGCTGACGAACTCCTCGCAGACCTCGGGAGTCTCCACGGAAAACTGCATGAGAGTTTCCGCCATTCTATTGAGAACTCTGTCCGCATTTTCCAAAAGGCCAAGAACGTCGCCCCGTGACTCCGGAATGAGCGTATGTGAGTAAAGACTGGTCTCGATCTCGCGCCGGAGCCTGTCACCCTGGTCCTCAATGTCGGACAACTGCTCCAGGTGCGACTCAAAATCGGCGTGCTGGTGTCGCAGATAGAATTTGACCCCCTCTTTGAAAACCAGCCCGCCTTTTACGATGAGGTCCAGGTACTCATCGATCTGCACCTCGAGCCGCTTGCTGCGCCGGAAGAGAATTCCCATAAGTATTCGTCTTCTCCGCTAAAAGAAGCCAAACACACCGTGAGGGGTGATCCCCAGAAACCGAAACCAGGTCTCGCTGGCAATTAGAGTGACAATCCACGTCACCACCAGCATGGTGAAGCCAAAACGGAACGCCTCCCCAAGGCTGTAGTGGTCGGTCTCATAAAGGAGGAGTGCCGGTTTGCTGTTGAACGGCAGAACATACACGTGCTCGATAAGGAAAGCGACGGGGAGAGCCAGGCTGACTATGGGGTAGCCAAACCTGGAGGCGGTGCCGATTGCCAAAGGCACGAAGATCATCGCGCGCATAGTCTTGGACTGAAAGAGGAGCGCACTAAAGAGCATGACGCTGGTGAGCAAAAGGTACAGGAGCCAATAAGGGGTGCCTTCCCTGACGCCGAGATGGTCAAAAAAGGCATTGACGAGTATTGAAGGCAGATCGGTAACCGCAAGCCCCGCCCCGAGCGCATAGGCCCCTGCAGAAAAGAGCATCAGATGCCAGGGGATATCGACATCATTCCACTTGACGATGCCGATACCAGGAAGGAGGGCAACAATCCCGCCCAGAAAGGCCACCGCTGTGGCGCTGATGCCATGAAAGCGGTCCGTGGCCCACATGCCCAAAATTGCCGTCAGGAGTATCACCGCCCTGACCTCGCGTCCCGTGACCGGGCCAAGGCTGCGGTACTCTTCGCGGAGACGCTCCATACCACCGGCTACTTGCGGGCGACGCTCCTCGGGCGAGAGCGGGAAAAAGACCTTCGTGGCCAGCACAAAGCCCGCCAGGAGAATTACCAGCGTGACCGGCAACATCGCTACCAACCAGTCAGCGTAGAATATCTTTTCGCCCGTGGCGCCACTGATTATGGCTACTGCTAAGAGGTTCGCGGCCGACCCCGTCATAAAGGCCCCGGCGCCCACGCAATTCTGGAAGAGATTCTGGAGGACGATGCTGCGCCCAAAGTTGTTCCGATTCTTCCCGCCTCTGGCACCATAGATTGCTGCGATCACCATGAAAATTGGCAACAAGATGGCCGCCTTCGCTGTAGTGGCAGACACCAACGCCGAGAGGAGCAGATTGATGACCAAGAAGCTTAGAAAGATATAGCTCGGCTTGCGGCCAAAGCGAAGGATGAACCAGAGCGCAAAGCGTTTTGCCACGCCGGTGGACACCAGCATGCTGGCCAGGACAAAGGACATGATGTTGAGCCACATGACCTCGTGCCCGAGCTGCGCGTACGCTTCCTTTTCGGGCAGCACCTTAGTCAAGACCAGCGCGACAATAAGAATGAGCGACGTCAGGTAGTTGGGGATGGCGTCGGTTGCCCAGAGCAAAATGCCAGCCACGAAGATTCCCAACATCAGATGATTGCTCCGGGCGAAAGCCTCTGGACCCAGCTTTTGGAACGCATTTTTGGCCGAATTAGAAACCAGTTGTGTGACGTCAATACTCTGAAGGAAAGGCAGCCTCACTAGGTAGCCGAAGCACACAAAGGCTCCCACGGCCGCGAACGGAGTGATCAGTGCCAACCAGCGTTCCAGCGAAGTCTTTTCTCTCTTCGGCAGCCGGTCGATCCGGTAGTTGCGCATGTCAAGGGGATCACTCGGCGGCATGTTTCCAGCTCTTGTAAGGGGTTTTCATGAGCATCGCGTTGTAGTACCGCTCATCCCCCGTCACCTCCTGCCCTAACCATTCTGGTCTGGTGAACTCTTCATCCTCAGAGTCCAGTTCTACCTCGGCCAGTATCAGTCCCTCATTGTCCCCATAGAACTCGTCGACCTCGAAAGTTTTGTTCCCAACTCTCACTTCGTACCGACACTTGTCGATGACACCAGGTTCGCAGATCTTCAGCAGCTCCTCAGCTACGCTGAGGGGAATCTCCTGTTCCCACTCGAAGCGGCTGGCGCCGGAGGCGCCTCCGATGCCCTTGATGGTAAGATAGCCTTTGTCCCCTTTGATCCGTACGCGAACAGTCCGCTCCGGGACCGATGAGAGGTACCCTTGCACGATGCGCGATTTCCTCACCGCCAAATGCTTGAATGGGCCTTTTACCAAGAACTTGCGCTCAATTTCTTTTCCCATGCTTCGACCCTTTCCCTTGGATGCCTTTTTTCAGAGGGCGGCACGATATACAGAGGTGGCGGGTAACGGTTCCAGACCGATGACCCGCTTGATTGCCAGAAGATAGTTGACGTTCTCGTAGGGTGTCAGCCCTACCATTTCCTTCGCTTGCAGAATCGCACCCACATCCTCAGACTCTATACTGGCGGTCAGGATCTTCGCACCGTTGATATACACCTCTGCCAGCTCCGCGATGCACCCATTAATGGTGAAGCCAAACCGTCGTTTGAATACGTGCACCGCCACCAGCGACGGGTGGGGGAGGATCAGCTCTTCCAAGAACTGGCTCAGAGTGTAGGAAGGCCGCGCGAAAGCTGGGCTCGGCACGCCAAAGGCAGGAAAAACCTGGTCGCGAATCATCTCCGCCGACATGGGGAATTGCCCCTTCATGCGGGGGTTCCACTGCTCGAGGCCTTGTTTCTTTTGCACCAGAACCTTGATGTCCATCAACTGGTCGCGGATCTTGGTATTGTTGTCGTTGTTCTGTGCAGAGACGATATATATTTCAAGGCTCTCGCGAATCTGTTCCACCCGGCTCAGGGTTCGCATCTTCTCCTCGACAAGCCCAAAGCTCTGCGCGAATGCTCGAAACTCAAACCTTGGCCTCACTTCTGGCATATCGTCTCCTCCAGTAGTACTCCGCCTCCTGGGCTGTTGGAAACCTGCTGGTTGTGCAGCCTTGTACACACGAACCTGCTCACGTTCCCTCTCCACCCGGCAAGTCAACCCGGGCGAGGAGGACCTTGTGGTGCCGTGTTAGAGCCGCAGGCAATTTGGAAACCGCAATCCTTGTGCCAAGGCCATCCAATGGAAAATCAGCCCTTTAGCTACAAACGAGATGTCGAGATTTCAACATTTGCTGGCTTCTCGACGACTCCGATGCCGATATTTCGACAAAAGTTCTTGCTTTTCCCCACACGGAGCGCTATATTAGAGGCGCGCTCCGGTCTGCTACGCCGAGGGGTGCCACGCGCAATGACCCGACCTATGGCCAGCAAGCTGCCAGTTCAGGGTGCATCTGGCGCGTGACTTCCGCGTGCGGCTGTTGTCCGCGGAATACCGGTGGCAAACAGAGATTTTCCAAGTTCCGTTTTTCATGGGTCCCAGTCTATCTGGGAGGCGCGATGACGCGTAGGCTTCTCTTCGCAGGGGTCGGCCTCATTCTTTGGGGTAGCATCTCGCTGGCGCTCTATCTGGTCGTTATGAACATCAGCACCCCCCCAAACACCCCCGATACGACAACAGCCTCCGGAATCCCTCTCAGCAAAGAGGACACGGTCTATGTGGGCGTTGTTTCGCGCTTTGCTCCCAACCTAATCTACGAAGGCTACCAGCCCATCGTGGACTATTTGACCGAGCGCACACCATACTTCTTCATCCTGAAACTGAGCAACTCTTACGAAGAGACGATCCAGCAGCTAGTTCGTGGCGAGGTGCAGTTAGCCTTTGTGGGTACTTTTGTGTACCTGAAGGCCAGAGGGCACTACCCCATACGGTGTATCCTCCGGCCCCTGAACCGTCAGCATCAGCCTTGCTTTCGTTCGGTTCTTATCACCCGCACTGACAGTCCAATTCAGAGCGTAACGGATCTACGGGCGAAGCGCCTTGCAGTGCCGTCGCCGATGTCGTTCTCTGCAAATTGGATACTTCGCGCCGAGCTTCCACGCCACGGAGTACAAAGCAGTGCCCTCGCCGAGGTGCGGCACTTTGATTTTCACCACACCGTTGTATACGAGGTGCTAAGTGGCCGATACGACGCCGGCGTGGTAAAAGACCGGGTCGCAGAGGAGTTTTCGGACAAGGGAATACGAATCGTGCTTGCTTCTCCTCCCATACCTGGGTCCCCTTTGATCGTCCGCAAAGACCTGGACACTAGCTTCGTGCAGGCGATCCGCCAGGCATTGTTGAGCGTTGACACTCGCAAGCAGGAGTATCAACAATTGGTCAGCAATTGGGATGCCGAGTTCGTTTATGGCTTTGCTGTGGCGGAAGACAACGACTACGACTACGCAGATACGTTGTTGACAGTGCCCGGGGACGACCTATGAACCCCCGTAAGAGCTTAAAAGTGCGCATCCTCCTGTTCCTGGGAGGGCTGACTACGGTCATGCTAGCAGTGGTGTTCGTGAGCGTCCTCCTGCGTTGGCGGGCGCTTATCCTTAACACGCACCGGGAAAGAGCCCTGGCCGTGGCGCAGACATTTTCCACTTCTCTCTTGGATGCCATCATCTACCAGGAAAATCGGCAAATGCGCGATGCCGAGTTTTTGGCCAATCACATCCACAGGTTTCTCTCCAGAAATCCTTACATTAAGAACCTGGTGCTTTATGACGAACAGGGGGTCCCCATTTTTTGCAGCCGGTGGGATGATTCTCTCCCTTCTGGGGACACCCCGCTGCGCCCGCAGATCAAAGGGCCGGTGGCGCGGATATACCGATCAAGGAGCTTGGGGTGGATCATCGAGACCACTCTTCTCCTCCGAATCCACAACAGGCAATGGGGTTGGTTGCGCATGGCCTTCGATGCTGAGCCCGCAAGGGAGCAAATGAGGGTTCTCTTTTGCCTCTTCTATGGCCTAGGTTTCTGCTTTGTCCTCATCCTCCTGGCCGCCACTTACCTAATTGTGGATCGCCTCACACGCTCTTTGCGCCACCTTGTGGCGGAGATGGGCCGGTTGGACCTGGAACGGATCGAACCCTCACCACTTACTCCCGGAGAGGACGAAGTGGGAATGCTAGTGCAAAACTTTGAGATGTTGAAAAGCCGTTTAGCCCAGTCACGCAGACAACTCTTGGACGCGCAGCGGCAACTCTATCAAGCGGAAAAGCTAGCGTCCATAGGGCGGCTAGCGGCAGGCGTGGCGCACGAGATCAACAACCCCCTCCATGGCCTGAAGAGCTGCCTGTTTGCGATGAGGCACCAGAGGGGCCAGTCAGAAGACATGGGAAAATACCTATCCCTTGCCGATGAAGCTGTGGAACGCATCAGCGGCGTAGTCGAAAAACTGCTGAACTTTTCCAGACAGGGGGCCCAAGAACGGTCGGAGATGAACCTGAATGAGACAATCGAGAAGGCCCTCGCGTTGTTTGAATACCGAGTGGATAAGGCTAAGGTTTCCCTCGTGAAGCAGCTGGATCCTTCGTTGCCCACGATCTACGCTGACCCGCAGCTCATTGGGCAAGTGGTGATGAACATGCTTATCAACAGTTACGACAGCATGCCAGACGGCGGAGAGATCCGCATAAGCACCAGCCGCGGCGACAGTGAACATGTCTACATGGTGATCTCAGACACTGGCTCTGGTATCGCCGAGGAGCACCTGGACAAGATCTTTGACCCGTTTTTCACCACAAAAGCGGAGGGAAAGGGTACGGGGCTTGGCTTGTCGGTGAGCCTGGGAATCGTCGAGGCCCACGGTGGCAGCATCCAGGTGAGTAGTCAAGTTGGGGTTGGCTCTACCTTCCGGGTCACTCTTCCGATCGGAGGTAAGCAATGAAAGTGCTGCTCGTTGAAGACGAGAAGGTGTCGCGAATTGCTCTGAGAGACGCACTCCAGAACGCGGGCTATCAAGTTGTGGCGTGCGAAAAAGGCCACGAAGGACTAGAATGGATAGAAGAAGACCACTTTCAGGCCGTGATTACAGACCTTCGCTTGCCGGACATGACGGGCTTGGAGATTCTTAGGGCAGCGAAGGAAAAGCACAAGGATTGTGCCGTCATCGTCGTCACGGCCTATGGAACGGTGGAAACGGCCGTGGAGGCCCTCAAGCTTGGCGCGTACGATTATGTGACTAAGCCGTTCTCAACAGACAAGCTTCTCACCATGCTTAGGAACATTCGTCAATTCCATGAACTGCTCCACGAAAACATCCAGCTGAAGAGGTGGGTGGAAAGCTATCAGGAGAGGGAGATTATCGGTAACTCAGCCCCAATGCGGCGAGTGTTAGAGATCCTTGAGTCCGTGGCCGCCACTGACTACACAGTTCTTATCCAGGGGGAGAGCGGGACCGGCAAGGAACTCGCAGCACGTTTCCTGCATCGCTGCAGCGAAAGGCGCCAGGGACCATTTATTGCCGTCAACTGTGCAGCCCTACCGGAGAGTCTGCTGGAAAGCGAGCTGTTTGGTTACGAAAAGGGCGCCTTTACCGGCGCGCTACGGCGCCACCTTGGCTATATCGAGCGGTCTCGCAGTGGGACGCTCTTCATTGACGACGTAGACGACTTGCCCTTGCGCCTGCAGGTAAAGCTTCTTCGCGTGCTGCAGGAGCGAGAGGTCCAACGCCTCGGCGGAGATCATCCTGTTCCTGTGGACTTTAGACTGGTGTGCGCAAGCAAGACCGATCTCAGGGGGTTGGTGGAAGCCGGCTCCTTCCGCGAGGACCTCTTCTATCGCCTTAACGTCATCACCGTCACCATGCCGCCACTACGCGATCATCGAGAGGACATTCCTCTTCTCATCGATCACTTTGCCAAGAAGTACGGTCAGGGCAAACGAGAACTCACCCTCGCCCCTGCCCAGCTTAAGCAGTTGATGACCCACGACTGGCCTGGCAATGTGCGCGAATTGGAGAACGTGGTACAACGGATGTTGGCTCTGCCTGTGGGGGTAGACTTCCTAGAGCTTGCTCATACCACACCCGCGGAGCCCCCAGCGGAGAGCTCAATTTCCCAACTGGAAGGGCCCCAGGAGTTTCCATCCCTTAAAGAGTTCTTAAGGGAGCAGGAGAACCAACTGATCAGCAAAGCCCTCCGGCTCAGCGACAACAACATAAGCCGCGCGGCTCGCCTACTCAAGATCCCACGCACAACGCTCCAGTGCAAAATAGGAAGGGTGCGTAAGGCAATGAACCCATCCGCCGAGCACTACAGGGGGCGCACCATACTCCAGGTTGGCGACTCCCGAAGGACACACGGGAAGCCACGAGCATAAAGACAGAAAAGAAACCCACCAGGAACTTGACGCTTTCTCCCTAAGGTGAACGTTGTCGACCATGGAGGCGAGGAATGGCGGCCCATCAGGAGGCTGGGCCACGTCCCTTGACCCCGGGATAGGTTGCCGAGTCAGGCTCTGCTTATTCCGTCAACTCTGATAGCGGTTTGCCAAACAGATCTCCTTCCACGGTGAGGTGCCAGAGCCTACCACCGCTTGGGTCCGCCCTGGAGTCTGCACCCCATCGGGCGGGCCCATGAAGGGGTTGCTCTTCCCCTCTCTCTGCTTGGTAGCCGGGGATTAACCACACTCCGAGAGCAGGTACTTCGCGAGGGGCATTTCTTTGAGCAGTGGCTCCTCCTTCACGACTCACGTCCCGCCGTGGCTGCCGCTCCGACATCTTGCCAAGAGGACCTCGGCCCAAGCGTCCGCTAAGACGGATGCGCTCTTTCTCTTCTTTGCACTTCGGATCGACCCATAGGGTTAGGCCGGCAAAATGAATGTGCCGCGCCAGCTGTCCATCGTGGAAGCGGAACACAACGTCCAGGTGAGTGGAGTCATTCGCCACCGCAGCCAGGAGCCTCAACCGCTCACTGTGGAACAACGGCAGACCTTCCCACTCTTCCCCCACACCGCCAGTGCGGGTCTCGCGGTCGACTCGGCTACCCTCCACTCTCTTCTGCCCGCAATTAGTCGCCATCCATGCGAAGCAAGCGACAGGGATCAAAAGACTCTTCTCCTTGTCCCCCGACTCTGCCCTCTTCCAAAACGACTTCCGATCTTTCAAAAACGCGATAAGTTCAAGACCCGCTCACTCCGCTCCCATGTTTTCGTCCACCGGGGATAGGCTATGAGGAAGATCTTAAGAAAAGGCATCCTTATGCTATTGGACCAATGGGGAGTTAGGGGAGGAAGACACGTTCATCCAACAGCCGCGCAAGCCCGGCACTGTTGCCAGGTGACCAGCCCAAAGCGCGGCGCCAGACCACGTCGCTTTCCATGCAAAGGTAAACCAGCACGTCTGGTGCCAAGCGCCTGATGCGGTTGTACACGAAACGGTACATTTCTTCCCGCAGTGGGCGGAAGTAGCGGAACTTCCCGTCTCTGCCGGGGAGAAGTTCACCCAGAGGCAGATCGCAGTGTGGATGGCGGGCACGGATCAGTTCGTCCAGAGCCGGCGGATAGCGCAATGCGCCCAGGCTTATCCAAGCGATGTTCTTTGGCCGGATAACTGAGAAGACCTGATCGACCACTCCAGCGTAGCCCTCTTGCCACCCCTTGTACCAAACGAGCGGGTCGAAGTGAAAACCCAAGCGATAGCCGGCCTCTTGCGCCAGGCGCGCCGCTTCCAGTCGTCTGGCCACGGGAGCACTGCCGGGTTCATGGAGAGATGCTACCTCTTCACTATTCAGCGACCAGGAGAGCACCGTGCGCCGCCCGTGGTTGAGCGCAAGAAGACCCTCCACCTGACCACTCTTGGTCTTGAGCTCCAATAGGGCGTTCTTCTTGTCGGCAAAATACCTTATGAGCTCTTCATTCAATCCAACCAGATGCTCGAAAACCAGGCTATCTGTCAGCTCCCCCGTTCCAATGCGCACCGCCTTGCGGTTCTGCACAGTGAAGAACTCATCGAGCTCACGCCAGAGTTGCTCGGTGTTTGCAAAGACGGTGAGGTTGAGCCATCCTAAGTAGCTCTGGAGAATGCAGTAGTCGCAGCCGATGGTGCACCCGGTGGCCACGTTCAGGTTAAGGTAGCCGCAGCAGATGTAATCTTTCGTGCCGGGGCACGGCTTAAGAAAACGCCCGCGCTGCTCCGCCAGC
The nucleotide sequence above comes from candidate division KSB1 bacterium. Encoded proteins:
- a CDS encoding ATP-binding protein — translated: MNPRKSLKVRILLFLGGLTTVMLAVVFVSVLLRWRALILNTHRERALAVAQTFSTSLLDAIIYQENRQMRDAEFLANHIHRFLSRNPYIKNLVLYDEQGVPIFCSRWDDSLPSGDTPLRPQIKGPVARIYRSRSLGWIIETTLLLRIHNRQWGWLRMAFDAEPAREQMRVLFCLFYGLGFCFVLILLAATYLIVDRLTRSLRHLVAEMGRLDLERIEPSPLTPGEDEVGMLVQNFEMLKSRLAQSRRQLLDAQRQLYQAEKLASIGRLAAGVAHEINNPLHGLKSCLFAMRHQRGQSEDMGKYLSLADEAVERISGVVEKLLNFSRQGAQERSEMNLNETIEKALALFEYRVDKAKVSLVKQLDPSLPTIYADPQLIGQVVMNMLINSYDSMPDGGEIRISTSRGDSEHVYMVISDTGSGIAEEHLDKIFDPFFTTKAEGKGTGLGLSVSLGIVEAHGGSIQVSSQVGVGSTFRVTLPIGGKQ
- a CDS encoding sigma-54 dependent transcriptional regulator, giving the protein MKVLLVEDEKVSRIALRDALQNAGYQVVACEKGHEGLEWIEEDHFQAVITDLRLPDMTGLEILRAAKEKHKDCAVIVVTAYGTVETAVEALKLGAYDYVTKPFSTDKLLTMLRNIRQFHELLHENIQLKRWVESYQEREIIGNSAPMRRVLEILESVAATDYTVLIQGESGTGKELAARFLHRCSERRQGPFIAVNCAALPESLLESELFGYEKGAFTGALRRHLGYIERSRSGTLFIDDVDDLPLRLQVKLLRVLQEREVQRLGGDHPVPVDFRLVCASKTDLRGLVEAGSFREDLFYRLNVITVTMPPLRDHREDIPLLIDHFAKKYGQGKRELTLAPAQLKQLMTHDWPGNVRELENVVQRMLALPVGVDFLELAHTTPAEPPAESSISQLEGPQEFPSLKEFLREQENQLISKALRLSDNNISRAARLLKIPRTTLQCKIGRVRKAMNPSAEHYRGRTILQVGDSRRTHGKPRA
- a CDS encoding DNA photolyase translates to MRLHANWRKWPSAQSCRKRSLFRDAAEEVRTVEHRPFIPHTILIEAAVEHAPLTRRVLERLPQASRVVVPEARPLLEPEGGQHGQGLLVLAEQRGRFLKPCPGTKDYICCGYLNLNVATGCTIGCDYCILQSYLGWLNLTVFANTEQLWRELDEFFTVQNRKAVRIGTGELTDSLVFEHLVGLNEELIRYFADKKNALLELKTKSGQVEGLLALNHGRRTVLSWSLNSEEVASLHEPGSAPVARRLEAARLAQEAGYRLGFHFDPLVWYKGWQEGYAGVVDQVFSVIRPKNIAWISLGALRYPPALDELIRARHPHCDLPLGELLPGRDGKFRYFRPLREEMYRFVYNRIRRLAPDVLVYLCMESDVVWRRALGWSPGNSAGLARLLDERVFLP